The Streptomyces rubrogriseus genomic sequence GAACATGCCGCCTTCCGCGTCTTCCCCCATGGCCTCGTACGTCCACCCGAACACACCGCCGTAGAAGGCCGCCGTCCCGGCGACGTCCGGGGACCCGAGGTCGAGCCAGCAGGGGGAGCCGGGGACGAAGTCGTTGGTGATCACGGACGTTCCCTTTCGCAGTTCCTGTGTGATCCAGCGTGACACCCCGTGGCGACTCTCGCCCGTCGCGCCGGCGCACCGTGCGGTGGCGCGGGCCGGGACGGCTACAGCCGGTCAAGGACGGCGGTCAGTGTTTCGACCTCCTGCGCGGAGAGCTTGTCGGTGAAGTGGCGGCGTACTGCGGCGTCCAGGCCGGGGTACACGGCCGTAATGGCCTGGTGCCCGGCGTCCGTGAGGGTGACGATCACGCCGTTGGCGCGCCGGCGGGTGACGAGTTCGCGCTTGCTCATGCGGGTGAGCTGGTGCGAGACGCGGGTGCGGTCCCAGCCGAGCGACGCGGCGAGTTCGCTCTGACGCAAGGCGCCTCCCGCCTTGTTGAGGTCGGCGAGGATGGTCAGGTCCGGCTCGGAGAGGCCCGCCGCCTCCGCGGCGTCGGCTATCACGCGGGTTCGGACGACCTCGTGGGCGCGCTTGAAGGCGGACCACAGGCCGACGGGATCCAGTGCTGCCTCGCTCGTGCCCTCCTGCGGTTCGGGAACCCCGCCGTGTGTTGACATATCAACGCGCCCTTCCTTAGTGTTGAGATGTCAACGCTAGCAGTTCCGCCGGAAAGGTGACGAATCATGAACACACCCGGGTCATCGCTTGCCGACCTGGCCCGCTCCGGCAGGCCCATCGGCGTGGGGGTCATAGGACTCGGGGCGCGTGCGCGGGAGCTGGGCCGAACGCTCTCACCTCCCCGCCTTGCGTGCCGTCCCGGGATTCGAGCTGCGGGCCCTGAGCACGAGTTCGAAGCAGTCGGCGGAGCGCTCCGGACACAAGCACGGTGTGCGCCGTGCCTTCGGTACGGCCGCCGAACTGGCGGCCTGCGACGAGGTGGACCTCGTGGTCGTGGCGGTGAAGGTGCCGCACCACCGGGAACTCGTACGGACGGTGCTGACCGCCGGCAAGAGCGTGCTGTGCGAGTGGCCGCTGGGCAACGGGCTCGCCGAGGCGGAGGACATGGCGCGGTTGGCGCGCGCTCATGCCGTGCCGACCGTCGTCGGACTCCAGGCACGGTCCCACCCCGCGTTCGCCTACACCCGGCATCTCGTGGCCGACGGTTACGTGGGGGAGGTACTGTCCACGACGGTCGTCGGCTCCGGCGGCGCTTGGGGCGCCACGGTCGGCCCCGCCGACCACCATGTGCTCGACGCCGCGAACGGCGCGACGCTGCTGACCGTTCCCTTCGGGCACGCCCTCGACGGAGTCGCGTCGGTCCTCGGAGAGCCCGAGGAACTGCGGATCCGGGCGGCGTCCCGGCGTACGTCGGCCGTGGACACCGAGACCGGGCGGCCCGTGCCGATGACCGCCGCGGACCAGGTGGTGGCCTCGGGACGGCTGCCGGGCGGAGCGGTCGCCACCTTCCACTACCGCGGAGGAACGTCCCGGGGCACCAATTTCCGCTGGGAGATCAACGGCACCGAGGGCGACCTCGTCCTCACCGCCCCGGTCGGCCACCCGCAGCTCAGCCCGCTCACCCTGGAGGGCGGCCGCGGAACGTCCACCGCCCTCGCGCCCCTGACGGTGCCGGAAGCGCACGCCCGTGTCCCGCGGCTGGACCCCCGAGCCGACGCGCCGGCCTACGCGGTCGCCCACGCCTACCAACGCCTCCTGGACGACCTGCGGGAGGGCACCGCACACGTACCCGACTTCGCGCACGGCGTCGTCCGCCACCGCAGCATTGAGCAGTACGTGCTCTGAATGCCGGTCCGGGAGACGCACGGTCAGTGCACTGTCACTGTCCAGTCCGGCGTCCACGCGTCGTGCGGGGTGCGCGGGGCCGTGGTGCGCAGGTGGTCACGTAGCGCGGTCAGCACGGGGTGCCGGTCTCCGGTGCGGAAAAGCAGCACGTGCGGGTAGACCGGGGTCGGGTCGTGCAACGGGATGCGCCGCAGGTCGTGGGTCCGGGGCCAGAGGTAACGGTCGCCCCGCCCGACGAGGGTGGCCAGTGAGGCCGAGTCGGCGAGCGCGTCCATCAGGGCCTCGTCGCCGAAGTTGGGGCCGAGCGCGTCGATGCTCAGGCCGAAGGCCTCGGACAGCGCCTGGTAGAACGCGGCCCACTCCGTGCCCGGCCTGATCCCGGGGATCCAGATGCGGTGGCCGCCCAGGTCCACCGGGCTGATCCGGGGCGCGTCGGCCAGCGGGTGGCCGGGGCCGACGAGCAGTTCCAGGGGTTCGTCCAGGAGTCGTTCGGCGCTGATCCCGGTCGGGACCCGGTCCGCCGGCAAGGCGCGGAAGGACGCGTCGACCATCCCTTCGAGCACCGCCCGGGCGGCCTGTGCGGCGTTCTCCTGGTCCAGCGTGACCGCGTCCAGGTCCGTCTCGGGGCGGGAGCGGTAGAACCGGTAGACGGCCTGGGCCGGGGAGATGCGCCGATTGAGGACATCGACGCGCAACGGGCGGCTTCCCGCGTTGACGGCCCGCTCGGCCTGCTCGATGGCGGCCAGGACCTTCTTGGCGTGCGGCAGGAAGACCTGCCCGTCCAGGCTCAGCCGGGAGCCTCGGGGACTTCGCACCAGAAGCGTGACCGCGACATGCCTTTCCAGGGCCGCGATCCGCTTGGAGACCGCCT encodes the following:
- a CDS encoding MarR family winged helix-turn-helix transcriptional regulator; the encoded protein is MSTHGGVPEPQEGTSEAALDPVGLWSAFKRAHEVVRTRVIADAAEAAGLSEPDLTILADLNKAGGALRQSELAASLGWDRTRVSHQLTRMSKRELVTRRRANGVIVTLTDAGHQAITAVYPGLDAAVRRHFTDKLSAQEVETLTAVLDRL
- a CDS encoding LysR family transcriptional regulator, which encodes MDVEALRTFVVVAGTGQFQAAADELGISQQAVSKRIAALERHVAVTLLVRSPRGSRLSLDGQVFLPHAKKVLAAIEQAERAVNAGSRPLRVDVLNRRISPAQAVYRFYRSRPETDLDAVTLDQENAAQAARAVLEGMVDASFRALPADRVPTGISAERLLDEPLELLVGPGHPLADAPRISPVDLGGHRIWIPGIRPGTEWAAFYQALSEAFGLSIDALGPNFGDEALMDALADSASLATLVGRGDRYLWPRTHDLRRIPLHDPTPVYPHVLLFRTGDRHPVLTALRDHLRTTAPRTPHDAWTPDWTVTVH